Below is a window of Ovis aries strain OAR_USU_Benz2616 breed Rambouillet chromosome 20, ARS-UI_Ramb_v3.0, whole genome shotgun sequence DNA.
ACTTTACTTCTCAAAAATAACACGCCTTTCCTggactctctctctcccccttaaATGTCCATTCCACCTCCCATCTTCCTTTTCTGTGTGATGTCTCGCGACTAGCCCTCTAACCAACCACTTTTTCGGGAACTGGTAAAATTTTCCTCACTGTAAATTTGTGGGTTGAGAGATGGTTCTCGGTTACCTTCAGTATTCACTATTCTATGACTTTGTACTCAGCTCCTCTTCCTCACCTCCCACTCATCCCTTAACCTATGTAAAGCGATTTCTGCCCCTCTGATAAGTGGAAACTGTCTTCTCAAAATTTGTAATCGTCTAGTCCTGAACCCAGAAGATCTTCTGAACTGTCACCTATTAGACTTCTTTGAAGTGTCAGATGTGGCTGCCAGGTCTCTGCCTGGCACACCTCTCTTGCCCTACTTTTCTGTCCCTTCAATCTCTCTCCTTTATTGGCTTCCCTCCCTTTGATCATCCTCAAGGTTCTTCTGATCACCCTCTCTTGGAGGGATCCTGTCCACTCAGAAAAGGATGCCCAAATCTGTCTCCAGCTGCTCCAACTTTTCTTCTGAGCTCCAGACCTGCTGCTGGAAACCTGCACTTCAGGGTCATGCTGCTACCTCCAACCCTGCAGGACATTCCTGAGCACTGTATTACTCTGAGCAGGTGCGCCTCCCGTCATATGTGGTTGGTGCTTGCTTGTACACAGAACCCTGGAGAACTCCCTAGGATTTCTGTTTGTTCCACCCACATTAGATCATTTGGTTCACTGTAGCCTAAACGTGAAacgtgtgctcagccgtgtctgactctgccacctcatggactgtagcttgccaggatcatcttccatggaattttctccaCAAGAATCTTGAAGCgggttaccatctcctgcttgaggggaatcttctcgacccagggatcaaatctgagtctctttcatctcctgcactggcaggtggattctttaccacccagcacacctgggaagcccacttgttTGTATATTTCAATAGACTGCAAGCCCTTTGAGGGCAgtgactttatttcatttatatccaTTGTCTAGCAGAGCACTCTGCTCCCATCAGGTACTTGATAAAAATTTGGTTGTCTGAAACCAACTCATTTTCCCCTCAGCCACATACCTCCTTGGTTTAGGGTACTCTGGGCTTTCTTATCCCCTTGGCTCGAACCTTGGAGCCATCTAGGACTCGTCTTCCCTCACTCCCACCATCCAATCAGCTGGCACACCCTGATGACTTACCCCTCTCAAAGTTGTAAGATTTGTCCCTTCCTTTAATGCCACTTGGAGTTATTGGGACTTAAGTAGAGAGTACACAGGCTTTGGGGTAAAATGAGTTTAACGCTAATTCCATTACTTTGTAGCTGTCTGACTGTAAGGTACAGTACATTTATGAGCCTCAGTCTCATCTGTATAACGGAGATCCTTCTGGACAGCTGCCGGCAGgattctgatgttgggaaaagGGTGTGACATGGTTAACATGTAGAATGTGTCCCCCACTGCCCACGGCACCTGTCTTCTTTACTCCTTGGCTGTACACGTGAAGTAGTCCCTGCCCCCTTCTCTACAGCTGTCACAGTGCCACTGGCTGCCAGTCCACACCCCTTGACATTCTTTGTCCTTTCCTCAGCACATGCTCCCACACACCTGCACTCCACCTACCGCAGGATGCTCGCCTTTCCTGAACATACAGTTTTCTGACTCTCAGCCTCTGCTAAAGCTGTTTCATTCCTCTCCAGGGCCCTTTCACTCAACCCCTCCCCCAGAAATCCCACCTGTTCATCAAATGCCCTCCCCTCCCTCAGAGCCTGCTGGGTGCTTGCAGATGGaacacccctcccccctccccttacCTTCTACAGCCACTGTATCTTACTCTATCTGGTTCACTCAGCATGCCTTGATCAGTTGATTAGGTCTGCATCCCCTACCGGACAGCAAATTTGAAGCAGTTTGCATCTTTGGGCTACTTGATGCTcagctgaactgcactgaagaCAGTCCCTCCCACACCCTTTTCCTGATTTAACCAGATCTGCcccaaccccaatctcccaagggACCCTCTTCAATCTCACCAGTCTCATTCCCAACCCCATGTCTCTAACTGAGCCCCAATGCACACTCCACTGAGAAGCAATTTCTCGTTCCAGCTCTAGAGCAAGGCTGCACACGTCCATGTCCCCAGGGTTGCACGGAAGGCTCTGAGTCACCCCTTGGGGATCcctgcttcccctccccaccccaactgtGGAGGACAGGATGCCTGCCTCCTGGCGCCAGGGGGTCAGAGGAAGCCAGGGCCTCTAGGGCTCAGTATTTTTATCAGCTTAGGAAATAAGAGACACAGAAGCGGAAACCGTGTGGTCAGAGAAAGTGAACAGCCCTCATCTCAGGGGAACCCCCAACCGGGCTGGGGGCCAGACACCCGGGAGAGACGTTGAAAAGAGGGAGGTCGGGGGGCCAGAGAGTGGGACTTACTTTGCTTGGGTTTTATGTGACTCGCACAGAGGGGCCAATGATGTGCTTAAAAACCAGACTGTCTCCTGGGTGAAGGAACAAATCTGGACACCAGAGTTTTCTGTTGCTCACTTCTCAAGCCCCAGCTTAAAGATCCTAACCCCAACTCCACCCCCGCCACTTCGAACTTGAGCTCTTTGCATGCTACTTCCGAAGTCTCTGGCCTGTGAGAGGAACCGGACGCTTGGGCTGCTAACAGCTCAGTCTCTTCTCTGAATCACGGCAGCTTCCTCTCACAGGATCTTTCTCATcagccctccctcctcctgccccctgaaCATCTGCCGGGTCCTGGGAGACCTGGGGCCTGTTGGCTCTCTGTCTTCTCCGAGGGTCTCACACCCACCTCGTGTGCCCATGCTTCCAGAGacttcccctccccatcccccatcgCCCTCTGCTTCCACACCTGGGATTCTCCTGTGTAGACCAGCATTCCATTccaaacctgaaaaataagttCTGATTCACAACATTCTCTGGTGCAGACATGTGTGGACTTCGCATGTGCCGGCGCATACCCATATTCTCCTGTGTCCTGCCAATACTGTGGGATTCCACTGGTGGTGTAGGGTGCGGAGCTGTCTGCAACTTCCTACCCTCGTTCAAGGGAGCTGAAGAGGGGATTGAGTTTGAAGAGTGGAAGAGATGGTACTCCCACTACCCTCCCATCTTAGGAACCCTAGACCCTCTCCCACCACCTGCCAGGACCTTTTCCTTAACCTCAGGAAAAGGGGATGTTTATCTGGAAGGCCAAGACTGGGCTGCCCAGAGATGGAGCCCAGGTTTGGGATGGGGGCAGAAGGTGGCTGGAGGAGTTGAGAACTGGAGCCCTGGAGGAGAGtcaggactgagaagcctgggacTGATGGCCTCGGGTGTGGATCTCTGGTTGCCCAAGAACAGACAACCCAGGTTACATAATTTGGCTCTTTCCGCCTCCTTCCCCTGCTCCTAATTTTAGTAGCTGAAATTCCACTCCCCCACAAgggctcttcccttctcctctctgcttctaCCTCCCATCCTCCCACCACATTCTCATGGTCCCCCAGCTCCAGGTGCCCCCAATTCAGATCATTCAGTGACTCAGCAGAGGGAAAGCCCTGTGTTAGGGGAAGAGGGTGTTAAGTGGGGAGGAGGATGTGGTtctggctggggaggggagggaaactAGCTTTGTTCCCCTTTTTGCCTCTGTTCACATCTATTCCTCCAACTGCTGACTGAAGAGTGGAGAGGAGCCCAGCATATGAAGGGGAGAGACTGGAGGGCAGACAAGCTGGGTCCTCTTAGCGCCGCCCTTATGGGTGGGCAGGGGGCTTCTAGTCTGCAGCAGAGGGCACCAGTCAGTATGCGCCTGCATGGTGCAGGGGTATAGGAGCTGCAGGTTTTGGCATGTGGAGTGGGAAATGAGAAGTCATGGGTGATGAAAACCACAGTGAtggaaaaaggcagaggagacacCGGGTGTGCAATGTGGAACCAGGTCTTATTAGGAAATGGCAGTCAAGGAGCAGGGTGGTGGCCcgcatccccccacccccactcattACAAGTTTTGCTCCCACCCCATATCCTCTGCCCTTCGGTACTGGCCTCCTGACCTTAACCTTCCTACTGTCTTGCCCTTCCTGCAGTTTCTCGTTCTCCCCTCAGTCACTTGAGGGCCTCTGCGTGGCGATTCAGGGCCTGAGAAAGGGCTGTCACGGCTCCCATCACTCGGCCCAGCTCCCAGGTCTCAATCTGGCTTCGGAATCGCTGCAGGAAGCGGTCAGGGTGCCAGCGGACCTGCTGGACCCTCAAGTACCTCCTGAGAGCCCCCTGTTCCTCCAAGGGGGGACCCCTGGCCACCAGTGCTGCAGCCATGGCTTCTgggtcccctcccccagggcagggCCAAGGCACATCACCGAAGCGCCAGAGTCTGCCCCGCCCTGCGCCTCTGGGGTGCTCTGCCCGGGGCCCGGCTCTGGCCGGCTCCGGAGCACGATCCCCGAGCGCCTCCTGCGCCCTCCGAGCTCGGCTCTCACGCAGTTCCTCCTCCTTGGCCCGGGCTCGCTCTCGAAAGAGCCgctgctcctcctcctgctgccGCCAGCTGTGCCCGGAGCCCTCCGCCCGTGGGGGTCGGCAGGCTCCCTCTGCCTCACGCCGCTGCTGCTGGCGCTTCTGGGCATGTTCCCGGGCCATGCGATCTGACCAGGCTGAGAAGGACTCGGGCTCCTGGGTCTCATGGGAAGCATCATCTGTTTgggagggcaggtgggggtggTCTCGGAAAGGCCGTGAGGAGGTGATGGGCAGCACGGGAGAAGGGAGCACAGGAAGCCAGTGGGGAAGAAGGGCGGCTGTGGATGGAAATGGCATCCTTACCTTCAAATCTCCCGATGACCTCCTGCCACTCGTCCTCCAGCTCTCCCTGCAGCTTCTGTCTCCATTCGCGTTCCTTAGAGgcctcatcttcctcctcctcctcagcagAATCCCAGGGGGGTCCCCAGCCCAGAATCTGCCCTGGGGTCTCCCCATCCTTATTCTTTATTCCCATGGCAGAAGGAcagcgacttagcagtggcaggAAGAAATCCGTGTAGGCTGTTGACGGGAGAGCAGTGAGCACAAATTAGCTAGGAGGGCCGCCATCTTGAATCCGGCAGGTCATTCACTCCCTTGGTCTTAGAACAATGGAAGGGTTGCCCACACGGATGCCTCCTGGGTACTATGCAATCATCCTCACTGACAAATACTTATTGATACTTTACCTCATGAGGAACTGTGGTAGTTTAAAATATTCTGTCTTTGCAGACCAATTTGGTGTCCTGGGAGCTCCACTACATCAAATGATATTTTCTAGCTTGCCTCCCTTTGCCTATATATTGCATTTTTTGGCTTGAAAAATACTGttactttatactttttattgTGTTCCTCATCCAAAACTATATCCTATATAGAATACCAGAACACCCTGATCTGTACcattataaatatacaaatacataatatttttctttttatatcacttttcaataaactgagaaaaataaatattctcagGGAAATTTCTCTCAGCCAGCCTTAGCCAGGGGATGCTGAGAGGGTAATAGAGAGGTAGTCCAGTAATGAATTTAAGCCACTGATGTTCCCAGCAGCAAGGCAAACTCTTTCCAAATGACTGCTGACCTAAGGCAGGGGAAAGGGGTTGAGACAGATGCTCCCAACCTAGCTGACAGGAGGCTGGGGGAAACCAGGAAAGGGACTGACATGCCTGAGCTCCCCTCTTCCTGAGTCCTGACCTCAACGCACCTGGTCCATTATCAGCTGAGTGCCAACACTGCACCTACCAGTACCCCCCGCCACAGCCACCAACACCCCCTGCACTCCCAGGACAGAGGAAGGTGAATGAGGCGCCCTCTCTTCCTGTAGACCTACTTTTTCTCCCTAGGGCAGGAGGAAGTGGGCCAGCAGTCTTTCAATCTTTATTCACTGATACTAGAACATACTGGCTGCCTGGCAAAACGATGGGACAAAGGAAGGGCTGTCCTGTCAATACCAGGAAGGCACAAGAGAGAATGGGTCCAGCCTTGGCTGGCCAAggcccactgccccccacccatCTCCTGGCACACTTGAGTGTCACTCAACGCAAACCACAtcaggatggggggtgggggaactTCTCCTTAGTACTGATGTGACCTGTCACAAGCCCTCCCAACCTGTCCCACCCAGCAACTGGCCTTGTCTTTCAACAGCTTATTTGCAGGTGTGAGGGTGGGTGGGTGCTCAGGTCTGCATGGGAGGTTTTTAAATTCATAGGTTTGAAGGGGTAAGGCCTccaactataaaacactgagtaAAATCTGGTACAGCATATATATTAAATGGCCACTAAAGATTATGTTGGTGTGGGGAAAAAGCAGACTGCAAAACTGTATATAGGATCCAATCACAATTGTGTGAAAAAAGAGACCAAATCAATGGTTGAAAAAAGCATTGGaaagaaatatgtgaaaattCTAGTTTCAGGGTGGTAGACTATGAGTAGCTTTCCCTCCAAGTTGTACCTGATATTTTAATGTGAAAAGGACATAATTaatatgaaattttcttttctttttaaagattgaagAACAAATTTAATCACTGTTAACAGCTAGGTGTGGTCCCTTTTCAGTCGTGTCTTGgtgtatataaacacatatgcACGACAATTTCTTTTCAAGAGTTACATGTTGTTTGgtaacttgcttttttcacttagcagttCATTTACAATTTCCACAGGAGTATACATAGACtacctcattcttttttgtgactgtgtagtgttccattgtgtgtatgaAACAAATCTTCCCACCCCCAATAGAAAGACTTTGTTTCCAAAAATGATCAGTCTTATACATATGTGTTTGTGGACTCCTTACACTACTTCTGTGGGGTAGATTCTCAGAAGGGGAATTTCTGAGTCAAACAAAATGTGCAATTTTGCCAAACTGCTTTCAAAAAAATTTGTGCCAAGGTACACTCCATCAAGAAAATAGGAGTGCCTAATGAAATTATAGTTTTATCACTTTTAGGAAACTTTTTATATATGATaaggaatattattcaattaTTCTTGAAATAAACTAGGTAATtatcaaagtattttaaaaaagaattatgagTGTCTGTGAAGTCCTTCATCAAATCTGAATATCACCAACCCTTTAAATTTTGCCCAtctgatagattaaaaaaaatgactttattaATGAAAgtttttcatattcatattctttGTCTACTTTTCCCTTGGATAATATACAGATAGATATGaaagttatttatataatatgGATACCCATCCTTTGTGTTTATTTCacatatattgtaaatattttcctctgtcttttcaaagTTTTTGTCATTAAATCTGTGTCTATTTTCAACTTACAGATTTtgacttttatttcattcttagaAGGGTTTTTCTCCACTCCAAGATTATGCCCTTGTGTTTTTTCCTACTATATttattcctagaaaaaaaaattttttttcaaaaaaggaaaaaagtaccaAGTATATATGATAAGCAACCTATTCCTACCACAAGGTATgttaatgtattttcatttttgcaacataattttatataaaaaaaaccATCAGAGATAAAACTAAAGTTTTCTTTGATACTGTCTTCCAGGTTTTATCTCCCCAGAGAAAACCCTTTCGTGAATTTGAGACTTTCCTGTTGCATTTAGATGTTTAATCTGCTGCAATTTATTTTTGAGTCGGGTGTAAGGTAAGACtatttttctccagagaagacaaatGGTCTGGtatcatttattaaatagttCACCACCACCCTCTCCAGTTATTTGAAACACCAAATTTACTGACAATTTAACAGTACGGATCAACTTTTCCCAATGTTCCGTAATTCATATGTTGTACTTTTATACtgggaaaaataaatgtgaaaaaaagctTTGTGGCGTAAACACGTACTTCATCTTAGTGATGGAAGCACTGTTCTTCACCCCAAAATGAGACACGATTTCTGTCTTAATGAGATGTTGATACTAATTGGTacagaacacttaaaaaaaatgccaGATCAGAAGTTTATATTCAGTGATGATTGAGATGCAGAGGAAGAAAAGGTAACAGTGGGCGGGCTGGTAGGAGAGGGCTTCTAGCAGGAGGTGGGGGCCTACACTGGGTTGTGAAGGGAGAATAACTTAGCAAGGTGGAAAACTTACTAGGGCGGGCAGGAAGGCGACAGGCAAGAGGCAGATAAAAGACAGACCTGCTTGTTGAAAACAGGCTCGGGGTCACTGAAGACAGTCATGGAGCAGGAGTCTCAGGTTTGTGGGTGTGCCGTGGGAGGTTAAGTTGGAAAGGCAAAAGGAACGTAAACCGGATGGCCCAGTCATCTGTAAAGCAGGGCCACAGCCTACTTCTACTGAGCAGATCAAAGTGGGTAATGGATGGGAAATGTCTCATACTGTGCTGGCACAGGGCAGAGGTGCAGTGAATGCTACACTaaggagataaaaacaaaaaaatcaagctGGCTTTGGACTTATTCTTTTTGCAAAGATAGTGACAAAACGACCCTGTTTGTCATTGTTCACTCATTCTTGCTGAAGGCAGAGAATGGCTATTGTTGGATTAAGGTATGTTTATACAGGGTCTTTGACAGCTAAGACCACCTCCCTAGGAAGTGTTACCAAAAGCCTCAAAGGTAGTGGCCATTTACTGGCATCTCACTGGGTGTGACAACCCAGCCCAGCCAATTCAGAACGAACTGACACATCCCTTGGACCCACCATGGGAACTGAAGGGAAATCTACGCTCCCCCAGAAGATTCTGGGTCATTTCACCTGTTCAAAGAAAATACCTGGATTTTAAGGCAGAATGGTCCCTAGAGATGGGCCTTCCTACCAAGGAGTTAGAAGGCCACCTGGTGGTAAGGATGGCAGGGGACCAGGAGGAAGGAAAGCCTGAGAGGGCCTGGAAGTGACCTGAGTGTAGGTGAAATTTCAGCAAGGTCCTGAAGTTTCTGGGCCCTGTTTTCCTCCTCCTTAAATGGAACCATAACATCAACCTCACATGCTTCTTAGAATTCAATACACTGAAGGAAGCACCTACCATAAAAGACACTTCTGTCACTAACGAAGCCTTAACCGagtaataaaagaataaaaataacagcACTTCTCatcttttgctgttgtttagtcactaagttgtatctgactttttgtgaccccatggactctaacccgccaggctcctgtgtctgtaGGACTTTCtggagaatactgaagtgggttgccatttccttctccagggaatcctccagaTCCACggaccgaacccacatctcctgtactgcaggtggattctttactgctgaccgCTAGGGAAGCCCTACTTATCATCTAGTGAATACCAAAACTGCACCAAGTGCTTGCCTCACTCGCCACAACCTCCATTCTAGAGAAGCAAATTAGGTTCACGCAGGCTAAACTGGAGAGGGCTTGACACACAGCCCATTAAGCGGCAGGGCTGGGACTTAACGGGGTCTGAGGTCTGCCTCGGGCCATTCTGCTCCGTTGTCATGTACAGTATCAACTGTCAAGTTGGGTGCCTGCACTTTGTAAACCTCGTCTCTTTgttctaagtttaaaaaatatctgaataGGTCAGCCTATCTCACTATGTTAGGGGAACTAAACAATAGGGGATTTTTGACTATATGGGGGAGGTTTCGGGGTGTAGGTGAGGTTCCTGTACATAAGTCTTGGGGAGCTGGGGGGGATGACAATAGCAATCAAACTGAGTTCAGATTGCTCATCCACCAAGAGATTTTCATCTAACGTTCTTACTCTAGAAGGAAAGTCTCTAAAAGGGGAAATGGCGTTTCACCTGTTATTTTCTTAGGGAGAGCTGCACCTCTTCTGAGCTGCCTCCACTGCCACTACAGTATCAACAAGTCCCCATCAATATCAAAGGCTTTCCAGAATGCAGATATTTGGGAGATTTGATAAGAGCTGATCTGAAAGTACATATAGTTGACCCTCCATAGCCTCAGGTTCCACATCTGCAGAGTCAACCAACCACAGACCTAAAatattcagggggaaaaaaaaaattccataaagtTCTATAAgccaaaacttgaatttgcagtTTGCCTGCAACTATCTACATAACATTTTCATTGGATTAAGTATTTTAAGTAATCTACAGGAAGATAGTACATGGGTTATATGCAAACATCACACCATTTCATAAAAGGGACTTGAGCACCTGCAGATTTGGGTATTCTGGGAGTGGGGGGTTCTAGAACCAATTCCTCTCAGATACCAAGAGACAATGGTACACTGTATATCAGGTAGTCTGGGAGAGCATGGCTAGCCCTGGTAACCAAACATGTGAATGTTTCTTCAGTGAAATGGATGAATATTGACATCAGTAGGATAACAGCATATCATAAATAGCTTAGCTTCAGGTTAGGTTAGGTTTTTGTCACCAAATGAGTTTGGTGGCAAGCTGATGAAAAAATATGGTTCTTAGAGTGTTTCTGAGTTTCAGAACTGTGGGTAAAGGAGTATGGATCTATTAATACCCACAGGAACAATGGCCAGTATCTAGAGTGCTTATCATGTgctgatcacaacaaactggaaaattctgaaagagatgggagtaccagaccacctgacctgcctcctgagaaatccgtatgcaggtcaggaagcaacagttagaaatggacatggaacaacagactggttccaaataggaaaaggagtacgtcaaggctatagattgtcaccctgcttattcaacttacatgtagagtacatcatgagaaatgctgggctggatgaagcacaagctggaatcaagactgccgggagaaatagcaataacctcaggcatgcagatgacaccacccttacggcagaaagtgaagaagagctaaagagcttcttgatgaaagtgaaagaggtgagtgaaaaagttggcttaaaactcaacattcagaaaactaagatcatggcatccagttccatcacttcatggcaaatagatggggaaacagtggaaagtggcagactttattttttgagctccaaaatcactgcagatggtgactgaagccatgaaattaaaagatgcttactcattggaaggaaagttatgaccaacctagacagcatattaaaaagcagacacattactttgccaacaaaggtctgtttagtcaaggctatggtttttccagtggtcatgtatggatgtgagagttggactgtgaagaaagctgagcgccgaagaattggtgcttttgaactgtggtgctggagaagactcttgagagtcccttggattgcaaggagatccaaccagtccatcctaaaggagaccagtcctgggtgttcattggaaggactgatgttgcagctgaaactccaatactttggccacctcatgcgaagagctgactcattggaaaagactctgatgctgggaaggattgggagcaggaggagaaggggacgacagaggatgagatggctggatggcatcactcactcgatggacgtgagtttgagtgaactccgggagttgacggacagggaggcctggtgtgctgcgattcatggagttgcaaagagtcggacacgactgagcgactgaactgagctatcaCGTGCTGGGTGCTTCATTATGTACTGTGTCAGTTGATGCTAAAAACATCTGTCACGACATGGGTGCTTTGAACACAGGTGTTATCACTGTGTAATTCTACAAAGTACGACAGAGCAGAGACTATCTAGTTAGGCTGCTGGGATACAATCCTTGCTCTACCACTTAACAGTTGTTTGACTTTGGCAAATTACTTCTCTGtactgtttccttatctgagaAGTGAAGGTTGATGTTAGTGCTTATATCTTCACAGggtagttgtgaggattaaatgagttgctTCGTGAGAAGTGCTTGTGTGCTTAGTcccccagttgtgtctgactctttgcaaccccatgcactgtagcccgccaggctcttctgtccatggggattctccaggcaataatactggagtgggttgccataccgtcctctaggggatcttcccaactcagggattgaaaccaagtctccctcactgcaggcagattttttactgtctgagccaccagggcagccctaaATGAGTTGCTTTGTgagaagtgcctggcacacagcaaaggTTGCTACTAATTAATTTTGCACGGGGACAAATTAAGCATCAAGAAAGTTTAGTTACTTGCCCAAGAACACGCAGCTGTTAAttgtggagctgggatttgaatccatgCATTGTAACTGCAGAGAGTACCCTCTATCTT
It encodes the following:
- the NFKBIL1 gene encoding NF-kappa-B inhibitor-like protein 1 isoform X1, with the translated sequence MSNPSPQVPEGEASTSVCRPKSSMASTSRRQRRERRFRRYLSAGRLVRAQALLQRHPGLDVDAGQPPPLHRACARHDAPALCLLLRLGADPAHQDRHGDTALHAAARQGPDAYTDFFLPLLSRCPSAMGIKNKDGETPGQILGWGPPWDSAEEEEEDEASKEREWRQKLQGELEDEWQEVIGRFEDDASHETQEPESFSAWSDRMAREHAQKRQQQRREAEGACRPPRAEGSGHSWRQQEEEQRLFRERARAKEEELRESRARRAQEALGDRAPEPARAGPRAEHPRGAGRGRLWRFGDVPWPCPGGGDPEAMAAALVARGPPLEEQGALRRYLRVQQVRWHPDRFLQRFRSQIETWELGRVMGAVTALSQALNRHAEALK
- the NFKBIL1 gene encoding NF-kappa-B inhibitor-like protein 1 isoform X2, which produces MASTSRRQRRERRFRRYLSAGRLVRAQALLQRHPGLDVDAGQPPPLHRACARHDAPALCLLLRLGADPAHQDRHGDTALHAAARQGPDAYTDFFLPLLSRCPSAMGIKNKDGETPGQILGWGPPWDSAEEEEEDEASKEREWRQKLQGELEDEWQEVIGRFEDDASHETQEPESFSAWSDRMAREHAQKRQQQRREAEGACRPPRAEGSGHSWRQQEEEQRLFRERARAKEEELRESRARRAQEALGDRAPEPARAGPRAEHPRGAGRGRLWRFGDVPWPCPGGGDPEAMAAALVARGPPLEEQGALRRYLRVQQVRWHPDRFLQRFRSQIETWELGRVMGAVTALSQALNRHAEALK